Proteins encoded together in one Capricornis sumatraensis isolate serow.1 chromosome 3, serow.2, whole genome shotgun sequence window:
- the POP7 gene encoding ribonuclease P protein subunit p20: MAENREPRGTVEAELDPVEYTLRKRLPHRLPRRPNDIYVNMKTDFKAQLARCQKLLDGGARGQNACSEIYIHGLGLAINRAINIALQLQAGSFGSLQVAANTSTVELVDELEPETDSREPLTRIRNNSAIHIRVFRVTPK; this comes from the coding sequence ATGGCCGAAAACCGAGAGCCCCGCGGGACTGTCGAGGCTGAGCTGGACCCGGTGGAGTACACCCTGCGGAAGCGGCTTCCCCATCGCCTGCCCCGGAGGCCCAATGACATCTATGTCAACATGAAGACTGACTTTAAGGCGCAGCTGGCCCGCTGCCAGAAGCTGTTGGACGGAGGGGCGCGGGGTCAGAACGCATGCAGTGAGATCTACATTCACGGCTTGGGCCTGGCCATCAACCGGGCCATCAACATTGCCCTACAACTGCAGGCGGGCAGCTTCGGGTCCTTGCAAGTGGCTGCCAATACCTCCACCGTGGAGCTTGTCGATGAGCTGGAACCGGAGACTGATTCACGAGAGCCGCTGACCCGGATCCGCAACAACTCTGCCATCCACATCCGTGTCTTCAGGGTCACGCCCAAGTAA
- the EPO gene encoding erythropoietin: protein MGARDCTPLLLLLSFLLFPLGLPVLGAPQRLICDSRVLERYILEAREAENATMGCAEGCSFNENITVPDTKVNFYAWKRMEVQQQALEVWQGLALLSEAILRGQALLANASQPCEALQLHVDKAVSGLRSLTSLLRALGAQKEAIPLPDATPSAAPLRIFTVDALSKLFRIYSNFLRGKLTLYTGEACRRGDR from the exons ATGGGGGCGCGCG ACTGtactccgctgctgctgctgctgtctttTCTGCTGTTTCCTCTGGGTCTCCCAGTCCTGGGCGCCCCCCAACGCCTCATCTGTGACAGCCGAGTCCTGGAGAGGTACATCCTGGAGGCCAGAGAGGCCGAAAATGCCACG ATGGGCTGTGCAGAAGGCTGCAGCTTCAATGAGAATATCACTGTCCCAGACACCAAGGTTAACTTCTATGCCTGGAAGAGGATGGAG GTCCAGCAGCAGGCTCTGGAAGTCTGGCAGGGCCTGGCTCTGCTCTCAGAAGCTATCTTGCGGGGCCAGGCCCTACTGGCCAACGCATCCCAGCCATGCGAGGCCCTGCAGCTGCACGTGGACAAAGCTGTCAGTGGCCTCCGCAGTCTCACTTCCCTGCTTCGGGCGCTGGGAGCCCAG AAAGAAGCCATCCCCCTTCCAGATGCAACCCCCTCTGCAGCCCCACTCCGAATATTCACTGTTGATGCTTTGTCCAAGCTCTTCCGAATCTACTCCAATTTCCTAAGGGGAAAGCTGACGCTGTACACAGGGGAGGCCTGCAGGAGAGGGGACAGGTGA